From the Ciona intestinalis chromosome 2, KH, whole genome shotgun sequence genome, one window contains:
- the LOC100178306 gene encoding uncharacterized protein LOC100178306, with product MNVNIIRQPDGSSQDLLRTNYFCQINSSEKDLDVVLEMEATGWKRKAVCKRYVLVIDVSGSMDSVAGGQTLMQRMKTFARLFINKAATYSWLGIVAFSNDAHVVLRLTQMNKQGKEKATRAVQTLRTEGLTNISAGLFLALDLIKDRSHSRDSIILFTDGAANCGITEAGPLITEYREKSQEGGQSCVPLSAITVEGYLPGLLYEISYHLGSDAFYWVNVQTDFEADMMIPQIIREATFITDITVVATALRKVEIKLDTGNQVTTTTFIHSLPNRIKKNLLFRLQLPEDYKKLDGNIILSLDISFIDGKLSPRSFTDSVQLCVKSMQEAAIEYGVSEHEPEELQKYRESMIAYVSSKNEVDASWVSIRESISKVFEERCKKEVAKCFNGIRINYIENGDKASAVEELLTSQRFIERMMDNSTRCLDENDIYREQLTDKSNVYLKHLQHAQMTIENAHDQSFNTKLWGAFAAMGSSFEKEMPTANGVFSSDLKQPFMHPIIENKLGNVRRTLKGKRQRKIPFLKGYNVIISEKLKGKKVGEDQLQLASFISNLGARPVSSATTFRSYGPQNANVLMVCSQSDFERQSQLFLDAIKNKVTNKTSRLITYVCTGYYSTTATYSRIGEDGTPFRFFFSSHLVLNKEVSVNYKTVCSRHDFHKLSLIV from the exons atgaatgtaaatataataagaCAACCCGATGGTTCAAGTCAAGACCTTCTGCGAACAAATTATTTCTGCCAGATTAATTCATCTGAAAAG GATCTGGATGTTGTTCTGGAAATGGAAGCTACTGGATGGAAGAGGAAGGCGGTCTGTAAAAGATACGTATTGGTGATAGATGTCAGTGGTAGCATGGACTCTGTTGCGGGTGGTCAAACTTTAATGCAAAGAATGAAG ACATTTGCAAGGCTGTTTATAAACAAGGCAGCGACTTATTCATGGCTCGGTATCGTTGCCTTTTCCAATGATGCCCACGTAGTGTTACGACTCACACAAATGAACAAGCAAGGCAAG GAAAAAGCCACGCGAGCCGTGCAAACTCTTAGAACCGAAGGTCTAACAAATATCAGTGCTGGCTTGTTCTTGGCATTGGACCTAATAAA AGACCGAAGTCATTCTCGTGATTCGATCATTCTTTTCACGGACGGAGCAGCCAACTGTGGGATTACCGAAGCAGGCCCGTTGATCACGGAATATCGAGAGAAATCACAAGAAGGCGGACAATCTTGCGTTCCACTCTCAGCCATTACTGTTGAAGGATATCTGCCTGGTTTACTGTACGAG atttctTATCATCTTGGAAGTGACGCGTTTTACTGGGTGAATGTACAAACAGACTTTGAGGCAGACATGATGATCCCACAAATAATAAG agAGGCGACGTTTATAACTGACATTACAGTGGTGGCGACTGCGCTTAGGaaagttgaaataaaacttgatACCGGCAATCAG GTGACAACAACCACGTTTATCCATTCACTTCCAAACCGCATTAAGAAAAACCTTTTGTTTCGGTTGCAGTTACCAGAAGATTACAAG AAATTGGATGGGAACATCATCTTGAGTCTGGACATCAGCTTTATAGATGGAAAACTTTCGCCAAGAAGTTTCACCGATTCTGTCCAACTATGTGTTAAATCCATGCAAGAAGCAGCCATAGAATACGGAGTTTCAGAACACG AGCCGGAGGAACTGCAGAAATATCGAGAATCGATGATTGCTTACGTTAGCAGCAAAAACGAGGTTGATGCATCATGGGTGTCAATCCGTGAAAGTATCTCAAAGGTATTCGAAGAACGGTGCAAAAAAGAGGTGGCTAAATGCTTCAACGGCATCAGGATAAACTACATAGA GAATGGGGACAAAGCTAGCGCTGTAGAGGAGTTGTTAACATCACAAAGATTCATTGAAAGAATGATGGATAACTCTACTCGTTGCCTTGATGAAAATGACATATACAGAGAACAGTTAACGGACAAATCCAACGTTTACCTGAAACACCTTCAACACGCTCAAATGACTATCGAAAA CGCCCATGATCAAAGTTTTAATACGAAATTATGGGGAGCATTCGCCGCAATGGGGTCGTCATTTGAGAAAGAAATGCCAACTGCAAATGGAGTTTTTAGCTCGGACTTGAAACAACCATTTATGCATCCGATAATTGAAAACAAGCTTGGGAATGTACGCAGG acacTAAAAGGAAAACGACAAAGAAAGATTCC ATTCCTCAAGGGTTACAATGTAATAATctctgaaaaattaaaaggaaaGAAAGTGGGTGAAGATCAATTGCAGTTGGCAAGCTTTATCTCAAACTTAGGTGCAAGACCAG TGTCCAGCGCTACAACATTTCGATCCTACGGCCCTCAAAATGCCAACGTGTTAATGGTTTGTAGTCAATCCGATTTCGAACGCCAATCGCAGCTGTTTTTGGACGCTATAAAGAATAAGGTAACAAATAAAACGAGCAGGTTGATAACTTATGTCTGCACAGGTTATTACAGTACTACAGCCACATATAGCAgaataggggaagatgggacaccttttcgtttttttttctcgtcccatttggtactaaacaaagaagtttcagtgaattataaaaccgtatgctcacgtcacgacttccataaattgtcgttaattgtttaa
- the LOC104265453 gene encoding uncharacterized protein LOC104265453 isoform X2 produces MTTSSEQEWRIYRKKLEMDLFNMRWYQARSFQQIPRNTRTEGSPLKPKTSHTRGALRRPPPTRAVVNRVPDDEELDPNSSTPYRLPRLPDVLPAPPKPKEYVYKQPRTATHFLIHKDPKHSSPMPTCTSPDLRIKPNSTKCRPITQNARAKILFQTWPHEGPKLHRLLPKISQPGGVVVLTDSQPKTPPQSEEEYNLLPLLDQRTERSVVIANIKDFPERVVTKFDRQLNWQLSPYTNKNFDRQGLGPNQGPFSRELPIKCMPPNTWLKMKIRHRTMGKMLS; encoded by the exons ATGACAACCAGCAGTGAACAGGAATGGAGAATTTATCGAAAGAAATTGGAAATGGATTTGTTCAATATGAG ATGGTACCAGGCGCGGTCGTTCCAACAAATACCACGCAATACAAGAACTGAAGGCTCTCCTTTGAAACCGAAAACCTCGCACACCAGAGGCGCCCTGAGACGACCACCACCAACCAGGGCGGTAGTGAACAGAGTTCCCGATGACGAAGAACTCGACCCGAACTCTTCAACGCCGTACAGACTACCGAGGCTTCCTGACGTGCTTCCTGCGCCACCGAAACCTAAGGAATATGTTTACAAACAGCCACGTACAGCGACGCATTTCCTCATACATAAAGATCCAAA GCACTCTTCACCGATGCCAACATGCACAAGTCCTGATCTCAGGATCAAACCAAACAGTACTAAGTGTCGACCGATTACACAGAACGCGCGTGCAAAAATTTTGTTCCAGACCTGGCCCCACG AGGGACCTAAATTACACCGTTTGTTACCCAAGATAAGTCAACCGGGTGGAGTTGTCGTTTTAACTGACAGCCAGCCGAAAACACCACCGCAATCAGAAGAGGAATACAACCTTTTACCACT aTTAGACCAGCGTACTGAACGGTCGGTGGTCATCGCTAATATTAAAGACTTCCCGGAAAGAGTGGTCACAAAGTTCGACAGGCAACTTAACTGGCAACTGTCGCCTTATACTAACAAGAACTTTGACCGACAGGGTCTCGGGCCAAACCAGGGCCCATTTTCGAGAGAGCTACCGATTAAATGTATGCCCCCAAATACTTGGTTAAAGATGAAAATAAGGCATCGGACGATGGGGAAAATGCTTTCTTAA
- the LOC104265453 gene encoding uncharacterized protein LOC104265453 isoform X1: protein MNYYYHVANFTYFVNELNQYVYDCERWYQARSFQQIPRNTRTEGSPLKPKTSHTRGALRRPPPTRAVVNRVPDDEELDPNSSTPYRLPRLPDVLPAPPKPKEYVYKQPRTATHFLIHKDPKHSSPMPTCTSPDLRIKPNSTKCRPITQNARAKILFQTWPHEGPKLHRLLPKISQPGGVVVLTDSQPKTPPQSEEEYNLLPLLDQRTERSVVIANIKDFPERVVTKFDRQLNWQLSPYTNKNFDRQGLGPNQGPFSRELPIKCMPPNTWLKMKIRHRTMGKMLS from the exons ATGAATTACTACTATCATGTTGCTAATTTCACATATTTCGTGAATGAGTTAAATCAGTATGTTTACGATTGTGAAAG ATGGTACCAGGCGCGGTCGTTCCAACAAATACCACGCAATACAAGAACTGAAGGCTCTCCTTTGAAACCGAAAACCTCGCACACCAGAGGCGCCCTGAGACGACCACCACCAACCAGGGCGGTAGTGAACAGAGTTCCCGATGACGAAGAACTCGACCCGAACTCTTCAACGCCGTACAGACTACCGAGGCTTCCTGACGTGCTTCCTGCGCCACCGAAACCTAAGGAATATGTTTACAAACAGCCACGTACAGCGACGCATTTCCTCATACATAAAGATCCAAA GCACTCTTCACCGATGCCAACATGCACAAGTCCTGATCTCAGGATCAAACCAAACAGTACTAAGTGTCGACCGATTACACAGAACGCGCGTGCAAAAATTTTGTTCCAGACCTGGCCCCACG AGGGACCTAAATTACACCGTTTGTTACCCAAGATAAGTCAACCGGGTGGAGTTGTCGTTTTAACTGACAGCCAGCCGAAAACACCACCGCAATCAGAAGAGGAATACAACCTTTTACCACT aTTAGACCAGCGTACTGAACGGTCGGTGGTCATCGCTAATATTAAAGACTTCCCGGAAAGAGTGGTCACAAAGTTCGACAGGCAACTTAACTGGCAACTGTCGCCTTATACTAACAAGAACTTTGACCGACAGGGTCTCGGGCCAAACCAGGGCCCATTTTCGAGAGAGCTACCGATTAAATGTATGCCCCCAAATACTTGGTTAAAGATGAAAATAAGGCATCGGACGATGGGGAAAATGCTTTCTTAA
- the LOC100180671 gene encoding cytochrome b-c1 complex subunit 8-like, whose product MRLSAIRQHGFGHLGVKVNKQIIYTMSAFEQNPIKGVLRKGVPNMIRRTRESFFVIAIPALLAYMAYDWGVTAQAKLDRKDPKMYENDV is encoded by the exons ATGAGACTTTCAGCAATTCGCCAACATGGTTTTGGTCACCTTGGTGTTAAAGTGAACAAGCAAATCATCTATACAATGTCTGCATTTGAACAAAATCCAATCAAAGGTGTCCTCAGAAAGGGAGTTCCAAATATGATACGCCGAACTAGAGAAAGCTTTTTCGTGATTGCTATTC CTGCGCTGTTGGCATACATGGCATATGACTGGGGTGTTACAGCTCAAGCAAAACTGGACCGAAAAGATCCAAAGATGTATGAAAATGATGTTTAA
- the LOC104265453 gene encoding uncharacterized protein LOC104265453 isoform X3 codes for MPQKTRMDDEPRKEFLKRRRWYQARSFQQIPRNTRTEGSPLKPKTSHTRGALRRPPPTRAVVNRVPDDEELDPNSSTPYRLPRLPDVLPAPPKPKEYVYKQPRTATHFLIHKDPKHSSPMPTCTSPDLRIKPNSTKCRPITQNARAKILFQTWPHEGPKLHRLLPKISQPGGVVVLTDSQPKTPPQSEEEYNLLPLLDQRTERSVVIANIKDFPERVVTKFDRQLNWQLSPYTNKNFDRQGLGPNQGPFSRELPIKCMPPNTWLKMKIRHRTMGKMLS; via the exons ATGCCGCAGAAAACGCGAATGGACGATGAACCCAGGAAAGAATTCCTAAAAAGACGCAG ATGGTACCAGGCGCGGTCGTTCCAACAAATACCACGCAATACAAGAACTGAAGGCTCTCCTTTGAAACCGAAAACCTCGCACACCAGAGGCGCCCTGAGACGACCACCACCAACCAGGGCGGTAGTGAACAGAGTTCCCGATGACGAAGAACTCGACCCGAACTCTTCAACGCCGTACAGACTACCGAGGCTTCCTGACGTGCTTCCTGCGCCACCGAAACCTAAGGAATATGTTTACAAACAGCCACGTACAGCGACGCATTTCCTCATACATAAAGATCCAAA GCACTCTTCACCGATGCCAACATGCACAAGTCCTGATCTCAGGATCAAACCAAACAGTACTAAGTGTCGACCGATTACACAGAACGCGCGTGCAAAAATTTTGTTCCAGACCTGGCCCCACG AGGGACCTAAATTACACCGTTTGTTACCCAAGATAAGTCAACCGGGTGGAGTTGTCGTTTTAACTGACAGCCAGCCGAAAACACCACCGCAATCAGAAGAGGAATACAACCTTTTACCACT aTTAGACCAGCGTACTGAACGGTCGGTGGTCATCGCTAATATTAAAGACTTCCCGGAAAGAGTGGTCACAAAGTTCGACAGGCAACTTAACTGGCAACTGTCGCCTTATACTAACAAGAACTTTGACCGACAGGGTCTCGGGCCAAACCAGGGCCCATTTTCGAGAGAGCTACCGATTAAATGTATGCCCCCAAATACTTGGTTAAAGATGAAAATAAGGCATCGGACGATGGGGAAAATGCTTTCTTAA
- the LOC100175995 gene encoding COMM domain-containing protein 2 produces MLLKLSSENIEHLSFLRELDDDIVQEFASLAIQFLTNGIKSKIFRVAAQKLAADPKVVEDAVMGLMQLFSEAAKHKTKAEDFHNSLLTLQFKDSTVELLRQVFVDHNNTTRATLAQCSPTLPTYEDLEWRLDVKVATRSLHQQIEPRILLKLHTKNGDHNDSKLLQTDPVNLINMTRVLEEALNEMKTKHVRRVLRNIT; encoded by the coding sequence ATGTTGCTTAAATTGTCCTCGGAAAACATTGAACATCTTTCATTTCTTCGTGAGTTAGATGATGACATTGTACAAGAATTTGCATCACTCGCTATTCAGTTTCTCacaaatggaataaaaagtaaaattttccGAGTTGCTGCGCAAAAGCTGGCCGCTGATCCGAAAGTTGTTGAAGATGCTGTTATGGGATTAATGCAACTCTTCTCTGAGGCTGCCAAGCACAAGACTAAAGCCGAAGACTTCCATAACTCACTGCTGACATTACAATTCAAAGATTCAACTGTGGAGCTTCTTAGACAAGTTTTTGTTGACCATAACAACACCACTCGAGCAACATTAGCTCAGTGTAGTCCAACATTACCTACATATGAAGACTTGGAATGGAGATTAGATGTTAAAGTTGCAACCCGCTCACTTCACCAGCAAATTGAACCGAGGATATTGCTTAAACTTCACACCAAGAATGGTGATCATAATGACTCTAAACTTTTACAAACTGACCCtgttaatttaattaacatgACGCGTGTTTTGGAAGAAGCACTAAATGAAATGAAGACCAAACATGTTAGACGAGTTCTTCGCAATATCACCTAA
- the LOC100186192 gene encoding cysteine-rich hydrophobic domain-containing protein 2 yields the protein METDDFNEIVVEEAAVPDAAPEDPLVIVPDPIIIRGSGHITVFGLTNKFNTEFPSSLVGKVAPEEYSSTISRVNKILDRMLAVNFRWLVLGCLCCCCTLGCSVWPVVCLNKRTKSSVSKALGWENRQLYHKLGLQWKLQKRKLTNNNMMEYVLVIEHLPKLPIYQPD from the exons ATGGAAACAGatgattttaatgaaatagTAGTGGAAGAAGCTGCTGTTCCGGATGCTGCTCCTGAAGATCCTCTTGTGATCGTACCCGATCCAATTATCATCCGTGGTTCTGGTCATATCACTGT tTTTGGTTTAACCAACAAATTTAATACTGAATTCCCTTCTTCATTAGTGGGCAAG GTTGCACCTGAAGAATACAGCAGCACAATAAGCAGGGTGAACAAAATCCTTGATCGAATGTTGGCTGTCAATTTTCGGTGGTTGGTTTTAGGTTGCTTATGTTGCTGCTGTACTCTTGGCTGTTCTGTTTGGccagttgtttgtttaaacaagcGTACAAAGTCAAGTGTCAGTAAAGCACTGGGATGGGAGAATCGACAACTATATCATAAG CTTGGTCTACAGTGGAAACttcaaaaaagaaaactaaccaacaacaacatgaTGGAATAT GTGCTAGTAATAGAACATTTACCAAAACTACCAATTTACCAACCGGACTGA
- the LOC100177563 gene encoding solute carrier family 13 member 2-like: protein MNFRKILSIAWIYKDSLIIVMTPLLLLPLLLINQSKVTSCAFGLCIMAVYWSTEACPLAVTSLLPIIIFPMLGIATADNVSMMYTRQINFLFMGGLIMAVAIQEWNLHRRIAFKVLMLIGSRPCWIILGFMVLTSLLSMWISNTATTAMMVPIASAVYDQMNDIKQVEKSTLDEETTLKEERDGINDEALPSKETDKAEIPLDGVNVTNISWTLMNCLSLQRENGPNEKLRKAMLISVAYSANIGGFATLIGTPSNLLLPGALVSVYGEDASEQVNFVSWMGFSLPISAVCLFFTWIWLQVRFIGIRQLWQKGDKQKDNRVKTYIVNSYKKLGPISFGEMAVLAHFVVLTVLWLTRDPKIITGWKDIFPGGLVKDSTSAMLISFSLLIFPSKNPFRKSEDPSELPVASPPLLEWKTLRENFAWDVFFLIGAGLALARVCEESGLSYWVGDAISGLSEISPVAFALIISITLSFVTEFTSNVSTASLFLPILCRLASHSGIHPLYIVIPATISCSFAFSLPVATPPNAIAFSFGGLKVKDLISTGLVLNFICVLILNGFLNTTGVAMFHLNDLSSFTNTTDLK, encoded by the exons ATGAACTTCAGGAAGATATTGTCAATTGCGTGGATCTATAAAGACAGTCTGATCATTGTAATGACGCCACTGCTGCTTCTACCATTGTTGTTGATCAACCAATCTAAG GTTACAAGCTGTGCGTTTGGCCTCTGCATCATGGCTGTTTATTGGTCGACTGAAGCATGTCCTTTAGCGGTCACTTCGCTTCTACCGATCATTATTTTCCCCATGCTCGGCATAGCAACTGCAGATAAC gtTTCAATGATGTACACGAGGCAAATTAACTTTCTATTCATGGGTGGATTGATAATGGCGGTTGCCATCCAGGAGTGGAACCTTCATCGAAGGATTGCTTTCAAAGTTTTGATGTTAATCGGTTCCCGTCCGTGCTG GATTATATTAGGATTCATGGTGCTTACAAGCTTGCTCTCAATGTGGATAAGCAACACCGCCACCACTGCAATGATGGTGCCAATAGCTAGTGCTGTCTACGACCAAATGAATGACATCAAACAAGTGGAA AAATCAACACTTGACGAGGAGACAACTTTAAAAg AGGAAAGAGATGGAATCAATGACGAAGCATTACCAAGCAAGGAAACCGACAAAGCAG aGATCCCCTTAGATGGTGTCAACGTAACAAACATCTCATGGACCTTaa TGAATTGCTTATCTTTACAGAGGGAAAATGGCCCAAACGAGAAGTTGAGAAAAGCGATGCTGATTTCTGTAGCTTACTCGGCAAATATTGGTGGCTTTGCAACTTTAATTGGAACCCCATCTAACCTTTTACTACCTGGTGCTCTCGTATCCGT TTATGGCGAAGATGCATCTGAACAAGTAAACTTCGTATCATGGATGGGGTTCAGCTTACCTATATCGGCTGTTTGTCTTTTCTTTACATGGATATGGCTGCAGGTTCGATTCATTGGCATCCG ACAGCTTTGGCAGAAGGGTGATAAACAGAAAGACAACCGAGTGAAAACCTACATTGTCAATTCCTACAAAAAACTAGGTCCCATATC GTTTGGGGAGATGGCTGTACTCGCTCACTTCGTGGTATTGACCGTATTATGGTTAACCAGAGATCCTAAAATTATCACTGGGTGGAAAGATATATTTCCAGGAGG GTTGGTGAAGGATTCTACATCAGCCATGTTGATAAGCTTTAGTCTCCTTATCTTCCCGTCGAAAAATCCTTTCCGAAAGTCGGAGGACCCAAGTGAGCTCCCAGTTGCCTCTCCTCCGCTTTTGGAGTGGAAAACACTTAGGGAAAACTTTGCCTGGGATGTATTTTTTCTTATCGGAGCAGGACTCGCGTTGGCAAGAGTATGCGAG GAGTCTGGACTATCCTATTGGGTTGGGGACGCCATATCTGGATTGAGTGAAATATCGCCTGTTGCGTTTGCCTTGATCATCTCAATAACATTGTCTTTCGTCACAG AATTCACCAGCAATGTAAGCACTGCAAGCCTATTTCTTCCAATTTTGTGTCGTCTGGCCTCACACTCTGGTATACATCCTCTATACATCGTTATCCCTGCCACCATATCTTGCTCATTTGCCTTCTCGCTACCAGTAGCTACACCTCCGAATGCAATCGCCTTCTCGTTTGGCGGACTAAAAGTAAAAGATCTG ATTTCCACCGGATTGGTGCTCAACTTTATATGTGTGCTCATTCTCAACGGATTTTTAAACACTACAGGAGTTGCGATGTTCCACCTAAATGATCTCAGCTCGTTCACCAATACTACTGAtctaaaataa
- the LOC108951000 gene encoding uncharacterized protein LOC108951000 has product MSVRAVRQPDGSDLLRTSYFCQMNKSNPRQLNVVMEMDANRPGKSERQNTVYKRYVLVIDVSSSMDRVIDGQTTTLLQRMKAFTNLFIDKAKSTVLLGIVTFSKIAHVALGLTQMDKQGKKIAKAIVETLKVENATNISAGLFLALEMIKDRSHSRDSIIIFTDGEANCGITEAGPLITEYREKSQEGGQSCVPLSAITVEGYLPGLLYEISYHLGSDAFYWVNVQTDFEADMMIPQIIRDLTNITDVTVVATALEGTEIQPDPSYTDNEVETSIYIHSLPSDIKRNIYFCLQLPSNYKKLNGKIILRLDVRFVDETLNWRRFTDSIKLCLKPVQDEAKKQTLLCVSDAKTQKYRESVVAYVSCKNTIHTSWRYIGSCISKVYDEQCKREALRYFTQMRECIKNEDTSQVNPGYEMSYKTIKGKIEEAARCLGEKNPYSQTFTGRAKNYLGHLQYAKVSILKAGLADFAIKLWGAFAAMGSSFEKEMPTASGVFSSDLKQPFMHPIIEKKLVMFREALRTGVTTRKRLLFEGHNVILSETLKSKVVRANLLPSLLSNLGARPVNSATVVKGYDRNNPNVFMLCSQTDLNRRSQLFMDAVKHKIDIVSESYLQDCLATDEVLKRADYLLC; this is encoded by the exons ATGAGCGTTAGAGCGGTGAGACAACCCGATGGCTCGGATCTCTTACGGACAAGCTATTTCTGTCAGATGAATAAGAGTAATCCAAGG CAACTCAACGTAGTTATGGAAATGGATGCAAACCGTCCGGGAAAATCAGAAAGGCAGAATACGGTATACAAGAGGTACGTGTTGGTGATAGACGTCAGTTCAAGCATGGATCGTGTTATAGATGGACAGACAACTACTTTGCTGCAGAGGATGAAG GCGTTTACGAATTTGTTCATCGATAAAGCAAAGTCGACTGTTTTGCTCGGTATCGTTACATTTTCTAAAATTGCTCATGTGGCATTGGGACTGACACAAATGGACAAGCAAGGAAAG AAAATTGCCAAGGCGATTGTGGAGACgctaaaagttgaaaatgcTACAAATATTAGTGCTGGCTTGTTCTTGGCATTGGAgatgataaa AGACCGAAGTCATTCTCGTGATTCGATCATTATTTTCACGGACGGAGAAGCCAACTGTGGGATTACCGAAGCAGGGCCGTTGATCACGGAATATCGAGAGAAATCACAAGAAGGCGGACAATCTTGCGTTCCACTCTCAGCTATTACTGTTGAAGGATATCTTCCTGGTTTACTGTACGAG ATTTCGTATCATCTTGGAAGTGACGCGTTTTATTGGGTGAATGTACAAACAGACTTTGAAGCAGACATGATGATCCCACAAATaataag AGATCTGACAAATATAACTGAcgtcactgtggtggctactgCACTCGAAGGAACAGAAATACAACCAGATCCCAGTTACACCGACAATGAA GTGGAAACATCTATATACATTCACTCACTTCCAAGTGATATAAAGAGAAacatttacttttgtttacaactgCCATCAAATTACAAG AAACTAAATGGAAAAATTATCTTGCGTCTCGATGTAAGATTTGTGGACGAAACATTAAATTGGAGGCGCTTTACCGATTCCATTAAACTGTGCCTTAAACCTGTGCAAGAtgaagcaaaaaaacaaacattactaTGTGTTTCAG ATGCTAAAACGCAGAAATATCGAGAATCGGTGGTTGCTTATGTGAGCTGCAAAAATACTATTCACACATCATGGCGATACATCGGTTCATGTATCTCCAAAGTATATGATGAGCAATGCAAGAGAGAGGCGTTGCGATATTTCACACAGATGAGAGAATGCATTAA GAATGAAGATACAAGTCAAGTTAACCCAGGGTACGAAATGTCATATAAAACCATTAAAGGGAAAATTGAAGAAGCTGCTCGCTGTCTTGGTGAAAAGAACCCATACAGCCAGACATTTACTGGCCGGGCAAAAAATTACCTTGGGCATCTTCAATACGCTAAAGTTTCCATCCTTAA AGCCGGTTTGGCCGATTTTGCTATCAAACTATGGGGAGCATTCGCCGCAATGGGATCGTCATTTGAGAAAGAAATGCCAACTGCAAGCGGAGTTTTTAGCTCGGACTTGAAACAACCATTTATGCATCcgataattgaaaaaaaacttgtcaTGTTTCGCGAA gcaCTGCGAACTGGAGTAACAACACGAAAGAGGCT gttgttCGAAGGACACAATGTTATTCTTTCGGAAACGTTGAAATCCAAGGTTGTTCGAGCCAACCTCTTGCCGAGTTTATTATCAAACTTAGGCGCACGACCAG ttAATAGCGCAACAGTCGTGAAAGGATATGACCGAAACAACCCGAACGTGTTCATGCTGTGCAGCCAAACAGACCTAAACAGACGATCACAACTTTTCATGGACGCTGTAAAACATAAG ATTGACATTGTATCAGAAAGCTATCTGCAAGATTGTCTTGCGACGGATGAAGTTTTAAAACGAGCCGACTATCTGTTATGTTAG
- the LOC104265453 gene encoding uncharacterized protein LOC104265453 isoform X4, translated as MTTHFRQETTMSEVFTAIRWYQARSFQQIPRNTRTEGSPLKPKTSHTRGALRRPPPTRAVVNRVPDDEELDPNSSTPYRLPRLPDVLPAPPKPKEYVYKQPRTATHFLIHKDPKHSSPMPTCTSPDLRIKPNSTKCRPITQNARAKILFQTWPHEGPKLHRLLPKISQPGGVVVLTDSQPKTPPQSEEEYNLLPLLDQRTERSVVIANIKDFPERVVTKFDRQLNWQLSPYTNKNFDRQGLGPNQGPFSRELPIKCMPPNTWLKMKIRHRTMGKMLS; from the exons ATGACAACTCATTTCAGACAAGAAACTACAATGAGTGAGGTGTTTACAGCAATAAG ATGGTACCAGGCGCGGTCGTTCCAACAAATACCACGCAATACAAGAACTGAAGGCTCTCCTTTGAAACCGAAAACCTCGCACACCAGAGGCGCCCTGAGACGACCACCACCAACCAGGGCGGTAGTGAACAGAGTTCCCGATGACGAAGAACTCGACCCGAACTCTTCAACGCCGTACAGACTACCGAGGCTTCCTGACGTGCTTCCTGCGCCACCGAAACCTAAGGAATATGTTTACAAACAGCCACGTACAGCGACGCATTTCCTCATACATAAAGATCCAAA GCACTCTTCACCGATGCCAACATGCACAAGTCCTGATCTCAGGATCAAACCAAACAGTACTAAGTGTCGACCGATTACACAGAACGCGCGTGCAAAAATTTTGTTCCAGACCTGGCCCCACG AGGGACCTAAATTACACCGTTTGTTACCCAAGATAAGTCAACCGGGTGGAGTTGTCGTTTTAACTGACAGCCAGCCGAAAACACCACCGCAATCAGAAGAGGAATACAACCTTTTACCACT aTTAGACCAGCGTACTGAACGGTCGGTGGTCATCGCTAATATTAAAGACTTCCCGGAAAGAGTGGTCACAAAGTTCGACAGGCAACTTAACTGGCAACTGTCGCCTTATACTAACAAGAACTTTGACCGACAGGGTCTCGGGCCAAACCAGGGCCCATTTTCGAGAGAGCTACCGATTAAATGTATGCCCCCAAATACTTGGTTAAAGATGAAAATAAGGCATCGGACGATGGGGAAAATGCTTTCTTAA